The Oscarella lobularis chromosome 12, ooOscLobu1.1, whole genome shotgun sequence genome window below encodes:
- the LOC136193484 gene encoding probable 3-hydroxyisobutyrate dehydrogenase, mitochondrial, giving the protein MKYSTFATLLATLRTVTLACDSYRNMASFLAKLRRFSTTSVARNQPIGFVGLGNMGAHMARNLVKAGHRVIVHDKESAPVEELRQSGAEVATNPAHVAEQSKHVITMLPSSPHVREVYAGENGIFKSLHSGSLLIDSSTIDPAVTKEMGAMATEKGARMVDAPVSGGITAARDALLTFIVGGSKDAFEDAEKLLKLMGKNVFHCGSLGAGQAVKLCNNLMLGITMFGTAEVMNLGMRLGLDPKLLADVINVSSGQSWSSLKYNPVPGVLDGIPSSNNYQGGFASKLMLKDLGLALNAAKDTSSATPLGSLAMQLYQIMCDQGFDSKDFSSAYQFISKKERV; this is encoded by the exons ATGAAATACAGCACATTTGCGACCCTACTGGCGACCCTACGTACTGTCACCCTAGCGTGCGATAGCTACAGAAACATGGCGAGTTTTCTAGCCAAATTGCGTCGCTTTTCTA CGACCTCCGTCGCAAGGAATCAA CCAATCGGATTCGTCGGTCTGGGCAACATGGGCGCTCACATGGCTCGCAATCTCGTCAAAGCGGGCCATCGCGTCATCGTGCACGACAAAGAGAGCGCGCCCGTCGAAGAACTGCGTCAGAGCGGCGCCGAAGTGGCAACGAACCCCGCCCACGTTGCCGAACAATCTAAACACGTGATCACGATGTTGCCGTCGAGTCCGCACGTGCGGGAAGTCTACGCGGGAGAAAACGGAATATTCAA ATCTCTTCATTCGGGGTCATTGTTAATTGATTCGAGTACAATTGATCCTGCCGTCACCAAGGAAATGGGAGCCATGGCTACAGAGAAAGGAGCTCGAATGGTCGATGCTCCAGTTTCTGGAG GTATTACTGCAGCTCGAGATGCTCTTCTTACTTTTATCGTTGGTGGTAGCAAGGACGCTTTTGAGGACGCCGAAAAGCTTCTCAAACTTATGGGAAAGAATGTCTTTCACTGTGGCAGTCTTGGAGCAGGCCAg GCAGTGAAACTATGCAATAATCTCATGTTGGGCATCACAATGTTTGGCACAGCTGAAGTGATGAATCTTGGCATGAG ACTTGGACTTGATCCCAAATTGCTTGCTGACGTGATAAACGTCAGCTCTGGCCAATCGTGGTCGAGTTTGAAATATAACCCTGTTCCGGGTGTTCTCGACGGCATTCCATCAAGCAATAATTATCAAGGAGGATTTGCTTCTAAGCTCATGCTAAAA gattTGGGTTTGGCGTTGAATGCAGCCAAAGATACGTCTTCGGCCACGCCTCTCGGATCTCTTGCCATGCAACTCTATCAAATTATGTGCGATCAGGGATTCGATTCCAAAGATTTTTCATCCGCTTATCAATTTATTAGTAAAAAGGAAAGGgtctga
- the LOC136193486 gene encoding coiled-coil domain-containing protein 12-like, producing MAAVGSLEEEALKRRARLKALQNKRTVGLEPDSKKSKHEESEPKRVSLKFRSYKPKDESLQEKQLPGAKPDSLAAEVEEKIKAATQDDNKDAEINLLSLAPKKPDWDLKRDVTKKLERVERRTQRAIVDLIRLRLEKGEVNLAEAVLQTQNKKENDDDDDD from the exons ATGGCAGCAGTTGGTTCgctcgaagaagaagcgttGAAGCGCAGGGCGCGGCTCAAGGCTTTGCAGAATAAGCGGACTGTTGGG CTCGAGCCGgattcgaagaaatcgaagcaCGAAGAGAGCGAACCAAA GCGCGTCTCGCTAAAATTCAGAAGTTACAAACCCAAAGACGAATCTCTTCAAGAAAAACAACTACCAGGAGCAAAGCCCGACTCAC TTGCCGCGGAGgtggaagaaaaaatcaaagcagCTACACAGGACGACAACAAAGATGCGGAAATT AATTTATTGTCTCTGGCGCCGAAAAAACCTGATTG GGATCTTAAACGGGACGTCACGAAGAAGTTAGAACGAGTAGAAAGACGAACGCAAAGAGCAATAGTTGATCTCATTC GGCTACGATTGGAAAAAGGCGAAGTGAATCTAGCCGAAGCCGTCCTTCAGACGcagaacaaaaaagaaaacgacgacgatgatgatgactaG
- the LOC136193485 gene encoding zinc finger protein 830-like yields MAAVRLKDLKRMMKDKQHRAGGKVVDDDSKSKKFTKFSAKVRKREKEVEINEPKRLKTKEQVAPVTETKPKALVSNEYEEENEEDSKITADKDNDSSLPADFFDTKPDIVQPEEKEKSKPSSQGQLPEGFFDDPRKDAKARKVEYKDKMDDEWEAFQKSIKAETQVSEAITEADAEDDKEERSLREAIEQRDFVGRVVTLWEQKDKLRKPDMASAEGDDAIDDDSEEDFDDFLDWRIKKV; encoded by the exons ATGGCGGCCGTACGACTGAAAGACTTGAAGCGTATGATGAAAGATAAACAACATAGGGCCGGAGGAAAGGTTGtggacgacgactcgaaatcgaaaaagtTCACAAA ATTTTCCGCCAAAGttagaaagagagaaaaggaagtgGAAATTAACGAACCAAAACGTCTTAAGACTAAGG AACAAGTTGCTCCAGTGACAGAGACAAAGCCTAAA gCTTTGGTTTCAAATGAATATGAGGAagagaatgaagaagacAGTAAAATAACAGCAGATAAGGATAATGATAGTTCATTGCCTGCTG ACTTTTTTGATACTAAGCCAGACATAGTTCagcctgaagaaaaagagaaatctaAGCCTTCATCGCAAGGGCAACTTCCCGAAGGATTTTTTGATGATCCTCGCAAAGATGCTAAG GCTCGAAAAGTGGAATACAAGGACAAGATGGACGACGAATGGGAAGCGTTTCAAAAGAGCATCAAAGCAGAAACCCAG GTGTCTGAAGCCATCACTGAAGCAGACGCCGAAGAcgataaagaagaaagatcACTAAGAGAAGCTATCGAGCAAAG AGATTTTGTGGGTCGTGTTGTGACACTGTGGGAACAGAAAGACAAACTGAGAAAACCGGATATGGCAAGTGCcgaaggagacgacgccATCGATGACGACTCGGAAGAggattttgacgattttctaGACTGGAGAATTAAAAAAGTGTAG
- the LOC136193482 gene encoding protein fem-1 homolog C-like, with protein MDEVGVDASPECEVMTKALHMGIETLYGNADRGEMEPFRRNLDSYCGILTQLNYRNGNRSEIIVDLLGTHPRNAGTALLAAARANHVDLVRFMLDECRVDIEQTGKVKSFQKNGYDRFVEGSTPLWIAATGNHVDLVREFARRGADLNHGTKTGSTPFRGACFHGNIEVVTELYHAGCDVNIPNDQNQTALLTACATGKLEVVKFLFGINAKRGKESTGLNELLVAAAYANFTIVEYLITLDEYSKEECVNGLELVGASIVDAEKDQSTVWTAWKMALAMRREFLPESIEILHHNSRRNSAYLNVMEPRDDADLHALVADPDMTLMRALAIRERVLGAQHPFTAHQVRYRAVQYIRYHMYDRCVELMLHSLELQRSVQYKIDSAGFQEDEIILVYARLFNYLHLKLYHSDMEPFFGEAVDQVILAVDEIKCSPSEASEKALNRLLVATLHLLAVWLLCTTSSSGSEELLPAQRELIRRLVRLNLRNSDGQTLLHMACTSKTKGDVTTDKRPMDFPSCHVIDALVQCGSRLNVQDRYRQTPLLLACHPDSKAKPEAIQCLIRNGAYAHCRDEAQQTAFHLTGNRPELNECLAKAAPFKSLQTLAACAIIDHGVEFQENIPRSLLAFVRFH; from the exons ATGGACGAAGTCGGCGTCGATGCGTCGCCCGAATGCGAAGTAATGACAAAAGCACTTCACATGGGCATCGAGACGCTGTACGGAAACGCGGATCGAGGCGAGATGGAGCCGTTTAGGCGCAATCTCGACAGCTACTGCGGAATTCTCACCCAACTCAACTATCGCAACGGAAATCGCAGCGAAATCATCGTCGATCTCCTCGGCACGCATCCGCGCAACGCCGGAACGGCGCTCCTCGCCGCGGCGCGCGCAAATCACGTCGATCTCGTCCGTTTCATGCTCGACGAGTGTCGCGTCGACATCGAACAGACGGGAAAGGTGAAATCGTTTCAAAAGAACGGCTacgatcgcttcgtcgaggGATCGACGCCTCTCTGGatcgcggcgacgggaaaTCACGTCGATCTCGTACGGGAATTCGCTCGACGCGGCGCCGATCTGAATCACGGCACGAAAACGGGCTCCACCCCTTTTCGCGGTGCCTGTTTCCACGGCAACATCGAAGTCGTCACCGAGTTATACCACGCCGGATGTGACGTAAACATTCCTAACGATCAAAATCAGACAGCGCTTTTGACGGCGTGCGCTACGGGAAAACTCGAAGTCGTCAAATTTCTATTTGGTATCAACGCGAAGCGTGGGAAAGAGTCGACGGGGCTGAACGAGTtactcgtcgccgctgcgTACGCAAATTTCACCATAGTTGAGTATCTAATCACATTAGACGAATATTCGAAAGAGGAATGCGTTAACGGTCTCGAACTCGTCGGCGCTtcaatcgtcgacgcggagAAAGACCAGTCGACGGTTTGGACGGCGTGGAAAATGGCGCTCGCAATGCGACGCGAATTTCTTCCCGAATCCATCGAAATCCTTCACCATAATTCTCGCCGAAATTCGGCCTATTTGAACGTGATGGAgccgcgcgacgacgccgatcttcacgcgctcgtcgccgatcccGACATGACGCTGATGCGCGCGCTCGCGATACGCGAACGCGTGCTCGGCGCCCAGCATCCGTTTACCGCCCATCAGGTGCGCTATCGCGCCGTCCAATACATTCGCTATCACATGTACGATCGCTGCGTCGAACTGATGCTCCACTCGCTCGAACTCCAGCGATCGGTTCAGTACAAAATCGATAGCGCCGGATTTCAAGAGGACGAGATTATTCTCGTGTACGCGCGACTTTTTAATTATCTTCATTTGAAGTTGTATCACTCGGACATGGAGCCGTTTTTCGGCGAAGCCGTCGATCAG GTTATTCTTGCAGTTGATGAGATTAAATGTTCGCCGTCCGAGGCGAGCGAAAAAGCGTtgaatcgtcttctcgttgcCACGCTTCACCTTCTCGCCGTTTGGCTTCTCTgtacaacgtcgtcgtccgggAGCGAAGAACTCCTGCCCGCCCAGAGGGAAttgattcgtcgtctcgtgcGTCTCAATCTGCGAAATTCCGACGGTCAAACTCTCCTTCACATGGCGTgcacgtcgaaaacgaaaggcgacgtcacGACGGATAAGCGACCCATGGACTTTCCGTCGTGCCACGTCATCGACGCTCTCGTCCAATGCGGAAGTCGTCTAAACGTGCAAGATCGCTACAGACAGACACCGCTCCTACTAGCCTGTCATCCCGACTCGAAAGCAAAGCCAGAAGCAATACAGTGTCTCATAAGAAACGGTGCCTATGCTCATTGTCGAGACGAAGCGCAGCAGACGGCCTTTCACTTGACAGGTAATCGACCCGAGTTGAACGAATGCCTCGCCAAAGCGGCACCCTTTAAATCGCTACAGACGCTCGCCGCGTGCGCGATTATAGACCACGGGGTCGAGTTTCAGGAGAACATTCCGAGGAGTTTGTTAGCTTTTGTGAGATTTCACTAG
- the LOC136193527 gene encoding protein OS-9-like isoform X1 has product MTSETTLGFLLFSLSSLCRIAAYLDIEELRSAAFGLEILDEPISVREPSENTLNVVSRHGQPYRCAIPSENDVEAQLNRNPETDTPPQPEANAVEQLLSRLTGTCLHKTKGWWTYEFCYNQYVRQYHLEGGKRAGVDISLGEYRQRDNDEDAMFEDQSSFLSKSSYVHEYVNGDKCDLTGLSRRTQVKFVCEQGGGDYIAHIEEPSSCSYVLYVNTMHICHHPYFKPKEPGKVLKITCSPLLKHAEYQLYVERKENVVYEPGTEHEDAVEYEKTYDEEKENLGGGADDDDDHEVDGGKGGGESFPMENVVKKLMGMLAESGTKAKASEERSATENEPEDVDRWKVRVRKVKNVEKETRGNDNVDDDDDDEAEATENDASIEAALTEAKDQIEKAFKEKLEEAGLKTEGDVQVKFITNSDDFSSAEGVRTLTDEEMGEISQLFSGAGNAQSRKEKANVEKLENNYNAVWDRESRTMTKRKRRSDDDSEN; this is encoded by the exons ATGACCTCTGAAACGACGCTgggatttcttctcttttccttgtcTTCGTTATGTCGCATTGCGGCATATCTTGACATAGAAGAGCTCAGAAGTGCTGCCTTTGGCCTAGAAATACTGGACGAGCCGATATCAGTTCGAGAG CCGTCAGAGAACACTTTAAACGTTGTATCGCGACACGGACAGCCATATCGATGCGCAATACCGTCGGAAAACGACGTAGAAGCCCAACTCAACCGAAACCCGGAAACGGACACGCCTCCACAGCCAGAAGCGAACGCAGTCGAACAACTACTATCGCGACTCACTGGAACTTGCTTGCATAAG ACGAAGGGATGGTGGACGTACGAATTCTGCTATAATCAGTATGTACGTCAATATCATCTTGAAG gGGGCAAGCGAGCTGGCGTGGATATATCACTTGGTGAATATAGACAACGAGACAATGACGAAGAC GCAATGTTTGAAGATCAAAGTTCCTTTCTATCCAAATCTTCTTACGTTCACGAGTACGTTAATGGTGATAAGTGCGATCTAACAGGTCTTTCGAGAAGAACTCAAGTCAAG TTCGTCTGTGAACAAGGCGGTGGGGATTATATAGCGCACATCGAGGAGCCCTCCTCGTGTAGCTACGTACTCTACGTCAACACGATGCACATATGCCATCATCCCTACTTCAAACCAAAAGAGCCGGGCAAAGTATTAAAGATCACGTGCTCGCCTTTATTGAAACACGCCGAATATCAGCTGTACGTGGAACGAAAGG AGAATGTTGTGTACGAGCCGGGGACGGAGCACGAAGACGCCGTCGAATACGAAAAGAcgtacgacgaagagaaagaaaatctaGGGGGCGGggccgacgatgacgacgaccaTGAGGTGGATGGGggaaaaggcggcggcgaatcgttTCCCATGGAGAACGTGGTGAAAAAGCTGATGGGAATGCTCGCCGAATCGGgaacgaaggcgaaggcgagcgAAGAGcgctcggcgacggagaaCGAACCGGAGGACGTCGATCGATGGAAAGTTCGCGTGAGAAAGGTGAAGAATGTGGAGAAGGAGACTCGAGGaaacgacaacgtcgacgacgacgacgacgacgaggccgaGGCGACGGAAAATGACGCTAGCATCGAAGCGGCACTTACCGAGGCCAAGGACCAAATAGAAAAGGCTTTCAAGGAGAAATTGGAAGAGGCGGGCCTAAAGACAGAAG GCGATGTCCAGGTGAAGTTCATTACGAAcagcgacgatttttcgagTGCGGAGGGAGTGCGGACGCTGACAGATGAAGAAATGGGTGAAATCAGTCAACTTTTC AGCGGCGCTGGTAACGCCCAGTcgcgaaaagagaaagcgaacgtcgaaaaattggAAAATAATTACAATGCGGTTTGGGATCGCGAAAGTCGCACGatgacgaaacgaaaacgtcggTCAGACGATGACAGCGAAAATTAA
- the LOC136193483 gene encoding poly(rC)-binding protein 3-like — protein MDSSSPPSSSPAAAAAASDVPNASSLPSSQNAAAAPLAFQQPTITLRFVMFQKDVGSIIGKGGATIKTFREESGARINISDSGSPERIVTIHGTTEGIFKAVALIAKKFEEDHRVALASGTGTPVPPVSFRLLLPASQCGPLIGKRGARIKEIRESTRAALIQVSGDLMPGSTERTVTLSGSPDALTQCIYHICCIIVENPPRTATVFYKPQMTPPPIVLPGIGPMSLGDPMVAVGAPDLSPPGHVPPPLLPPGNAAYAEAAAAAAVAASTMHATTTQTISIPNDLIGCLIGKRGAKITEIRQISGAQIKISDPIQGLTHREVTITGPSERVGLAQYLINHRIQTEVNGPMAAGSPAGPGSFVPIPSSSSI, from the exons ATGGATTCCTCGTccccgccgtcgtcgtctcccgccgccgccgccgccgcgtcggACGTCCCGAACGCGAGCTCcctgccgtcgtcgcagaacgccgccgccgcgcctCTCGCCTTCCAACAGCCGACAATAACCCTTCGCTTCGTCATGTTTCAAAAA gACGTGGGAAGCATCATCGGAAAAGGCGGAGCGACCATCAAAACGTTCCGCGAGGAG agtGGCGCTCGGATTAACATCTCCGATTCCGGAAGTCCAGAAAG AATTGTTACTATTCACGGAACTACCGAAGGAATTTTTAAGGCTGTTGCATTGAttgcaaaaaaattcgaagaG GATCATCGCGTTGCTCTTGCTTCCGGTACGGGTACGCCCGTGCCTcccgtttcgtttcgacttcTACTGCCTGCTAGCCAGTGCGGCCCTTTGATTGGAAAGAGAGGAGCGAGAATCAAGGAAATACGTGAA tCGACAAGAGCGGCGCTGATTCAA gTTTCTGGTGATTTGATGCCTGGCTCCACGGAAAGAACGGTCACCCTATCTGGGTCGCCCGACGCTCTTACCCAGTGCATTTATCACATATGCTGCATCATTGTCGAG AATCCACCCAGAACTGCGACTGTCTTCTATAAACCTCAAATGACCCCGCCTCCCATTGTTCTACCAGGAATT GGGCCCATGTCTCTGGGAGACCCAATGGTCGCAGTCGGAGCACCAGAC CTGAGCCCTCCCGGTCACGTACCTCCTCCCTTGCTTCCACCGGGCAATGCGGCCTATGCCGAAGCAGCTGCAG CTGCAGCCGTGGCTGCTTCCACGATGCACGCTACTACGACGCAAACAATCAGCATACCGAATGAC TTAATTGGATGCTTGATTGGTAAACGTGGTGCTAAGATAACAGAAATCAG ACAAATATCTGGCGCCCAGATTAAAATATCTGATCCAATCCAAGGTCTCACTCACAGAGAGGTAACCATAACTGGGCCATCTGAACGCGTTGGACTTGCACAGTATCTTATCAATCACAG AATTCAGACTGAAGTGAACGGACCTATGGCTGCTGGATCTCCTGCTGGTCCTGGATCTTTCGTTCCCATcccgtcttcgtcttcgatttga
- the LOC136193527 gene encoding protein OS-9-like isoform X2 — MTSETTLGFLLFSLSSLCRIAAYLDIEELRSAAFGLEILDEPISVREPSENTLNVVSRHGQPYRCAIPSENDVEAQLNRNPETDTPPQPEANAVEQLLSRLTGTCLHKTKGWWTYEFCYNQYVRQYHLEGGKRAGVDISLGEYRQRDNDEDAMFEDQSSFLSKSSYVHEYVNGDKCDLTGLSRRTQVKFVCEQGGGDYIAHIEEPSSCSYVLYVNTMHICHHPYFKPKEPGKVLKITCSPLLKHAEYQLYVERKENVVYEPGTEHEDAVEYEKTYDEEKENLGGGADDDDDHEVDGGKGGGESFPMENVVKKLMGMLAESGTKAKASEERSATENEPEDVDRWKVRVRKVKNVEKETRGNDNVDDDDDDEAEATENDASIEAALTEAKDQIEKAFKEKLEEAGLKTEGEVHYEQRRFFECGGSADADR; from the exons ATGACCTCTGAAACGACGCTgggatttcttctcttttccttgtcTTCGTTATGTCGCATTGCGGCATATCTTGACATAGAAGAGCTCAGAAGTGCTGCCTTTGGCCTAGAAATACTGGACGAGCCGATATCAGTTCGAGAG CCGTCAGAGAACACTTTAAACGTTGTATCGCGACACGGACAGCCATATCGATGCGCAATACCGTCGGAAAACGACGTAGAAGCCCAACTCAACCGAAACCCGGAAACGGACACGCCTCCACAGCCAGAAGCGAACGCAGTCGAACAACTACTATCGCGACTCACTGGAACTTGCTTGCATAAG ACGAAGGGATGGTGGACGTACGAATTCTGCTATAATCAGTATGTACGTCAATATCATCTTGAAG gGGGCAAGCGAGCTGGCGTGGATATATCACTTGGTGAATATAGACAACGAGACAATGACGAAGAC GCAATGTTTGAAGATCAAAGTTCCTTTCTATCCAAATCTTCTTACGTTCACGAGTACGTTAATGGTGATAAGTGCGATCTAACAGGTCTTTCGAGAAGAACTCAAGTCAAG TTCGTCTGTGAACAAGGCGGTGGGGATTATATAGCGCACATCGAGGAGCCCTCCTCGTGTAGCTACGTACTCTACGTCAACACGATGCACATATGCCATCATCCCTACTTCAAACCAAAAGAGCCGGGCAAAGTATTAAAGATCACGTGCTCGCCTTTATTGAAACACGCCGAATATCAGCTGTACGTGGAACGAAAGG AGAATGTTGTGTACGAGCCGGGGACGGAGCACGAAGACGCCGTCGAATACGAAAAGAcgtacgacgaagagaaagaaaatctaGGGGGCGGggccgacgatgacgacgaccaTGAGGTGGATGGGggaaaaggcggcggcgaatcgttTCCCATGGAGAACGTGGTGAAAAAGCTGATGGGAATGCTCGCCGAATCGGgaacgaaggcgaaggcgagcgAAGAGcgctcggcgacggagaaCGAACCGGAGGACGTCGATCGATGGAAAGTTCGCGTGAGAAAGGTGAAGAATGTGGAGAAGGAGACTCGAGGaaacgacaacgtcgacgacgacgacgacgacgaggccgaGGCGACGGAAAATGACGCTAGCATCGAAGCGGCACTTACCGAGGCCAAGGACCAAATAGAAAAGGCTTTCAAGGAGAAATTGGAAGAGGCGGGCCTAAAGACAGAAG GTGAAGTTCATTACGAAcagcgacgatttttcgagTGCGGAGGGAGTGCGGACGCTGACAGATGA